In Chrysemys picta bellii isolate R12L10 chromosome 3, ASM1138683v2, whole genome shotgun sequence, a single genomic region encodes these proteins:
- the RNASEH1 gene encoding ribonuclease H1 isoform X6, with translation MFYAVRRGRRIGVYQTWEECREQVNRYPAASFKKFASEADAWSFVGSEALQSSSHSAGTNGISSLTQKSDSYWNELETASPSYSICKRPYEQSLEEESNRKHVKYETYSAPSVSKDKFSYMGDSVVVYTDGCCSSNGRRKARAGVGVYWGPDHPLNTSDRLSGRQTNQRAEIHAACRAIEQAKSQNIKKLVLYTDSKFTINGITSWVDNWKNNGWRTSTGKDVINKEDFERLDKLSEGMEIQWI, from the exons ATGTTCTACGCGGTGCGCAGAGGCAGGAGGATCGGAGTCTATCAGACCTG GGAGGAGTGCCGAGAGCAGGTGAACAGGTACCCGGCCGCCAGCTTCAAGAAATTTGCCAGCGAGGCAGATGCTTGGTCCTTCGTGGGCAGCGAGGCACTGCAGTCCTCATCCCATTCAGCAG GTACTAATGGCATATCTAGTTTAACACAAAAGAGTGACAGCTACTGGAATGAACTGGAGACAGCAAGCCCAAGTTACAGTATATGCAAGAGACCATATGAGCAGTCTTTGGAGGAAGAATCAAACAGAAAACATGTAAAATACGAGACCTACTCAGCACCTTCAGTGAGCAAAGATAAATTCTCATATATGG GTGACTCTGTAGTTGTTTATACAGATGGCTGCTGCTCAAGTAATGGGCGTCGTAAGGCACGTGCTGGAGTAGGAGTCTATTGGGGACCAGACCACCCTTT AAATACTAGTGATAGGCTTTCTGGACGGCAGACCAACCAAAGAGCTGAAATACAT GCAGCCTGCAGAGCAATAGAGCAAGCAAAGAGTCAAAACATCAAGAAACTGGTTCTTTACACTGATAGCAAGTTCACTATAAATG GTATAACAAGTTGGGTAGACAACTGGAAAAATAATGGCTGGAGAACAAGCACAGGAAAAGATGTAATAAATAAAGAAGACTTTGAAAGACTTGATAAGCTTTCAGAGGGAATGGAAATTCAGTGG ATTTAA